One window of the Drosophila gunungcola strain Sukarami chromosome 3L unlocalized genomic scaffold, Dgunungcola_SK_2 000009F, whole genome shotgun sequence genome contains the following:
- the LOC128259852 gene encoding uncharacterized protein LOC128259852 has translation MTSDSTLYFTAVEEMFKEVLTIEDDVMVPGNEEVSETPKRCVRLRQQKLFASESSGFVISRRSSRIESAIDLKGDISPGRRKELRGEEILRLRKDQAEKERQRPQRRLALRI, from the coding sequence ATGACCTCCGACTCCACGCTGTATTTCACCGCCGTCGAGGAAATGTTCAAGGAAGTGTTAACAATAGAGGACGACGTCATGGTTCCTGGGAACGAGGAGGTATCTGAAACTCCGAAACGATGTGTGCGATTACGCCAGCAAAAGTTGTTTGCAAGTGAATCCAGTGGTTTTGTGATAAGTCGACGATCTTCGAGGATCGAATCGGCAATAGACCTGAAGGGGGATATATCTCCAGGCAGGCGAAAGGAGCTGCGGGGTGAGGAAATCCTTCGGCTACGCAAGGATCAAGCGGAAAAAGAACGACAGAGGCCCCAGAGACGTCTTGCCTTGAGGATATAA
- the LOC128259855 gene encoding protein midgut expression 1 isoform X1, with amino-acid sequence MCNALCECLKCPGKVVCCCCSCACKMLLSIVFSALLMVVVIGLIVYFTVFYHKDKDTNEVRDQVAKMAPIVKRSIRDYFNKEY; translated from the exons ATGTGCAACGCTCTCTGTGAATGCCTCAAATGCCCCGGCAAAGTTGTTTGCTG CTGCTGTTCGTGCGCCTGCAAGATGCTCCTGAGCATCGTGTTTTCTGCGCTTCTGATGGTCGTGGTTATCGGCCTGATTGTCTACTTCACGGTCTTCTATCACAAGGATAAGGATACCAACGAAGTGCGGGATCAGGTCGCTAAAATGGCGCCCATTGTGAAGCGCAGTATACGCGACTACTTCAATAAGGAATACTGA
- the LOC128259855 gene encoding protein midgut expression 1 isoform X2 gives MCNALCECLKCPGKVICCCCSCACKMLLSIVFSALLMVVVIGLIVYFTVFYHKDKDTNEVRDQVAKMAPIVKRSIRDYFNKEY, from the exons ATGTGCAACGCTCTTTGTGAATGCCTCAAATGTCCTGGCAAAGTCATTTGCTG CTGCTGTTCGTGCGCCTGCAAGATGCTCCTGAGCATCGTGTTTTCTGCGCTTCTGATGGTCGTGGTTATCGGCCTGATTGTCTACTTCACGGTCTTCTATCACAAGGATAAGGATACCAACGAAGTGCGGGATCAGGTCGCTAAAATGGCGCCCATTGTGAAGCGCAGTATACGCGACTACTTCAATAAGGAATACTGA
- the LOC128259831 gene encoding LOW QUALITY PROTEIN: uncharacterized protein LOC128259831 (The sequence of the model RefSeq protein was modified relative to this genomic sequence to represent the inferred CDS: deleted 2 bases in 2 codons): MMVTQVVLCLGVLLVGLALASEAWLLSQSDLNESSYYVRHLSMHFSRVFLSVNVESNEFATLIEAQWPVSYFPMPTVVFPNADVHANGDHDDCSLLQQAHWSQVDALSRLWVMDIGVPGSRCPPRLFVFDLIRNNAELLRIDCGQHIGANDTQSLVVQMGPKGPGCEQERHIYFIVGMVPEILAYDVLEQTWQRRPLQSHKFEHMNQSFPIKPVDFTFGLQGELILCDQDGDLYSTVDRLEMEGKHELLSTSIENSIKLTHLGSLLGSSRSMIIDNFGTLYYVIPKFGAVVRCAKLANITAEGNEIIYLTSKNIQQIFFTSNDALWVLSDRVLNAQDMCFPSL; encoded by the exons ATGATGGTGACACAAGTGGTCCTCTGTTTGGGAGTTCTCTTAGTTGGCCTGGCCTTAGCCTCAGAAGCCTGGCTGCTATCGCAATCCGACCTAAACGAGTCCAGTTATTACGTGCGCCACCTGTCGATGCACTTTTCGCGCGTTTTTCTCAGTGTCAATGTGGAAAGCAATGAATTTGCCACTCTGATCGAAGCGCAGTGGCCGGTTTCGTACTTTCCCATGCCCACGGTGGTGTTTCCCAATGCCGATGTTCATGCCAACGGAGACCATGATGACTGCTCGCTCCTGCAACAGGCCCACTGGTCGCAGGTGGATGCACTGAGTCGACTGTGGGTCATGGACATTGGGGTCCCGGGCAGCAGGTGCCCGCCCCGTCTGTTTGTCTTCGATTTGATACGCAACAATGCGGAACTGTTGCGCATCGATTGTGGTCAGCATATAGGC GCCAACGACACCCAATCTCTGGTGGTGCAAATGGGTCCCAAGGGTCCGGGTTGCGAACAGGAGCGACACATTTACTTCATCGTGGGT ATGGTGCCGGAAATTCTCGCCTACGACGTCCTGGAACAGACATGGCAACGTCGCCCATTGCAAAGTCACAAGTTCGAGCACATGAACCAATCGTTTCCCATCAAACCGGTGGACTTCACATTCGGTCTTCAGGGCGAACTCATCCTCTGCGATCAGGATGGCGACCTCTACAGCACCGTGGATAGACTGGAAATGGAAGGCAAACATGAGTTACTCTCCACTTCTATAGAAAACAGCATAAAACTCACCCATTTGGGCAGTCTCCTCGGCAGCAGTCGCAGCATGATCATCGATAATTTTGGAACCTTGTACTATGTGATCCCCAAGTTCGGAGCCGTTGTGAGATGTGCCAAACTGGCCAACATAACGGCCGAGGGCAATGAAATCATATATCTCACCTCGAAGAACATCCAGCAGATATTCTTCACCTCCAACGATGCCTTGTGGGTGCTTAGTGATCGGGTTCTAAACGCCCAGGACATGTGCTTTCCTAGCTTATAG